A single Pseudoalteromonas rubra DNA region contains:
- a CDS encoding bile acid:sodium symporter family protein: protein MPSALIEIGLPIALILIMAGVGLSLTRADFQRVYHQPKSFFIGASCQLILLPALAVTTIALTGLSGELAIGLFILALCPGGTTSNLYTYLAKGDVGLSVSLTAVVGFITPFTLPFLAAWAIGYYGQNNTLLEFPVLKAWLQLIVVGVIPVLAGMAINAKWPEFAKKASPYISRFSVAVLLLVIISICIKLEDKLVDYLILAGPAVIVLNLVSMLAGFLVARTFLHQVTQTRTITLEVGLQNGTLALLVTTGLLGNEVMSIAPSIYSLFMFISAGLFTAWAIKQHKQVHH, encoded by the coding sequence ATGCCATCTGCTTTAATTGAAATAGGCTTACCCATTGCGCTAATCCTGATCATGGCTGGCGTCGGCCTGAGTCTGACACGTGCTGATTTTCAACGCGTCTACCATCAACCTAAGAGCTTTTTCATCGGAGCAAGCTGTCAGCTTATTTTACTCCCTGCGCTTGCTGTTACGACCATTGCATTGACCGGGTTAAGTGGCGAACTGGCCATAGGTTTATTTATTTTGGCTCTGTGCCCCGGTGGCACAACGTCCAACCTTTACACTTATTTAGCAAAAGGGGATGTTGGCCTGTCGGTGTCTTTAACCGCGGTTGTTGGCTTTATAACCCCTTTTACTCTCCCCTTTCTGGCCGCCTGGGCAATCGGCTATTACGGGCAAAACAACACCTTACTTGAGTTTCCGGTACTCAAGGCCTGGTTACAACTCATTGTGGTTGGAGTTATCCCCGTATTAGCAGGAATGGCCATCAATGCCAAATGGCCTGAATTTGCAAAAAAAGCCAGTCCGTATATCAGTCGTTTCTCTGTTGCAGTATTACTGCTGGTGATAATCAGTATCTGTATAAAGCTTGAAGACAAGCTCGTCGATTATCTAATTCTGGCAGGGCCTGCGGTGATCGTACTTAACCTCGTTTCTATGCTGGCAGGGTTTCTGGTAGCCCGCACGTTCTTGCATCAAGTCACGCAAACCCGCACCATCACACTGGAAGTCGGATTGCAAAATGGTACGCTCGCTCTGTTAGTGACCACAGGCTTATTAGGCAATGAAGTGATGTCTATTGCACCAAGCATATACAGCTTGTTTATGTTTATCAGTGCAGGTTTATTTACTGCATGGGCAATTAAACAACATAAGCAGGTTCATCATTGA